The following are encoded together in the Lactuca sativa cultivar Salinas chromosome 1, Lsat_Salinas_v11, whole genome shotgun sequence genome:
- the LOC111921805 gene encoding uncharacterized protein At4g18257 — MGEEEIGKKKRVVVESLGWLTESSIMPKKHRAIAGVGPSSILELKAQLYKSQEEAKSANSSKNPDQLEFHRAKKKITPHDPFAAKNSGVDVRSHKDKLEMKAEKDGSASYAALEKKAELYEKLARGEVSDEEDKEKYCVDFFSKKEESESHSHSQNFLYSEMSERDDDDVAVLPESRAMGLGRANSMVDNDEHKRFVREVHEEVNEAREKVSDLKVRRQEQVAIRREKLKQAYLRKQLEKLKAQSKQGNT, encoded by the exons ATGGGCGAGGAGGAGATTGGGAAGAAGAAGAGGGTGGTGGTTGAATCATTAGGATGGTTGACGGAATCCTCAATCATGCCCAAAAAACACCGCGCCATCGCCGGTGTAGGGCCGTCGTCAATTCTCGAGCTCAAAGCTCAACTATACAAGTCTCAAGAAGAGGCAAAAAGTGCTAATTCCAGCAAGAATCCCGACCAACTCGAGTTCCACCGCGCCAAGAAGAAGATCACCCCTCATGATCCATTTGCTGCCAAGAACTCCGGCGTCGATGTTCGTTCTCACAA GGATAAACTGGAGATGAAAGCAGAGAAAGATGGGTCAGCAAGCTATGCTGCCTTGGAGAAGAAAGCTGAGCTGTATGAAAAGCTGGCAAGAGGAGAAGTTTCTGATGAGGAAGATAAGGAGAAATACTGTGTGGATTTCTTCAGTAAAAAAGAGGAATCAGAATCACATTCACATTCACAGAATTTTTTGTATTCAGAAATGTCTGAaagagatgatgatgatgtggcTGTGTTGCCTGAATCAAGAGCTATGGGGCTTGGGAGAGCTAATAGTATGGTGGATAATGATGAACATAAACGTTTTGTGAG gGAAGTTCATGAAGAAGTGAATGAAGCTCGGGAAAAAGTGTCGGACTTAAAAGTCCGTAGGCAAGAGCAAGTGGCTATCCGGAGAGAAAAGCTAAAACAAGCGTATTTGAGGAAACAACTCGAAAAACTTAAAGCTCAATCTAAACAAGGGAATACATGA